One window of the Chitinophaga niabensis genome contains the following:
- a CDS encoding DUF1735 domain-containing protein — translation MKHTPSALLLIFLLSGCLKNNVVLDYSGIQPIVLIPDSNWPARGSSATPLTDSIKGTTLLNLYAKVSYVNALDKNVLVKFVPDNDLITAYNAQWGTDYKLLPDSCYTVNSLELTIPAGTKQASLPVTLIPSKINGQYDYILAYTISQAGTSTIASNFKSMIFTLKGQ, via the coding sequence ATGAAACATACTCCTTCCGCCCTTTTATTAATCTTCCTCTTATCAGGTTGCCTGAAAAATAATGTAGTGCTTGATTATAGCGGCATTCAGCCTATTGTACTGATACCTGATTCCAACTGGCCCGCGCGGGGATCCAGCGCCACGCCTCTGACAGATAGTATAAAAGGCACCACCCTCCTAAACCTCTATGCAAAAGTATCCTACGTTAATGCGCTGGATAAAAATGTACTGGTAAAATTTGTGCCGGACAATGATCTGATAACAGCTTACAATGCACAATGGGGAACGGATTACAAATTACTGCCAGACAGTTGCTACACGGTGAACAGCCTGGAATTAACCATTCCTGCAGGCACCAAACAGGCGTCATTACCTGTAACGCTGATCCCTTCAAAGATCAACGGGCAGTATGACTACATCCTGGCTTACACTATTTCCCAGGCAGGTACAAGCACCATTGCCTCGAATTTTAAGAGTATGATCTTTACGTTGAAAGGCCAGTAA
- a CDS encoding FecR family protein, which translates to MNGSRFSVLLELYITAQLSREEKAEFLQMLDSGLYNAQLEKAMEEDWHTGRYEQEEDLQLRSLITEQVNKTIDSKPIRRLPFLQRPWLRYAAVFILLCSIGTYIWRSQPAESTKVADIAPGGTKAMLTLANGTVIALDSTGHQSIQQGKTAVMQQGGQLQYDAREVENEMHYNTLTTPRGGQFRIVLPDGSKVWLNAASSIRYPTAFAGKERLVEITGEAYFEVTRNENMPFLVKMQKGNTVEVLGTHFNVNTYPDEPKIQTTLLEGAVRVSNATGRFILSPGQQAQVTADNNIRIVQAKNMAQVTAWKDGLFNFEDASLDDVMRQLSRWYDIEVVYEKGVPDIGFGGKMERDLSLTHVLGILERAEVHFKLEQGRKLIVTP; encoded by the coding sequence ATGAACGGATCCCGATTCAGCGTTTTGCTGGAATTATATATTACTGCGCAATTATCCCGGGAGGAAAAAGCCGAATTCCTTCAGATGCTGGACAGCGGGCTTTACAACGCCCAGCTTGAAAAAGCGATGGAAGAAGACTGGCATACCGGCAGGTACGAACAGGAGGAAGATCTTCAGTTGCGTTCCCTGATCACGGAGCAGGTAAATAAAACCATAGACAGTAAGCCCATTCGCCGCCTGCCATTCCTTCAAAGACCATGGCTGCGGTATGCCGCTGTTTTCATACTCCTCTGCAGTATAGGTACTTACATCTGGCGTTCGCAACCTGCTGAAAGTACAAAGGTGGCAGATATTGCACCCGGTGGTACCAAAGCGATGCTCACACTGGCAAACGGTACAGTAATAGCACTGGACAGTACCGGCCATCAAAGCATACAACAGGGAAAAACGGCTGTGATGCAGCAAGGCGGGCAATTACAATATGATGCCCGGGAAGTTGAAAATGAAATGCACTACAATACACTCACAACACCACGTGGCGGCCAGTTCCGGATCGTTCTGCCGGATGGCAGTAAAGTATGGCTGAATGCAGCCTCTTCCATCCGCTACCCTACTGCCTTTGCAGGAAAAGAAAGATTAGTGGAGATCACAGGAGAAGCTTACTTCGAAGTAACCCGTAATGAGAACATGCCCTTTCTGGTAAAAATGCAGAAGGGCAATACAGTAGAAGTGCTGGGCACACATTTCAACGTTAATACTTACCCGGACGAACCCAAAATACAAACCACATTACTGGAAGGCGCAGTTCGCGTCAGCAATGCCACCGGCCGGTTTATATTATCTCCCGGCCAGCAAGCGCAGGTAACAGCAGACAATAACATCAGGATAGTACAAGCAAAGAACATGGCACAGGTAACAGCATGGAAAGACGGGCTTTTCAATTTTGAAGATGCTTCGCTGGATGATGTGATGCGCCAGCTTTCCCGCTGGTATGATATTGAAGTAGTGTATGAAAAAGGCGTACCGGACATTGGTTTCGGCGGTAAGATGGAAAGAGACCTCTCGCTTACCCATGTACTTGGTATTCTTGAAAGAGCGGAAGTACATTTCAAACTGGAGCAAGGCAGAAAACTGATCGTTACACCATAG
- a CDS encoding RNA polymerase sigma factor has product MQDRALIENETLHLVATGDRAAFNSLLHAYWNKVYTLAHTYLRSPEDAQEVTQDVFLKVWQARQQLTGIQNFNGWLFVLTRNEILSALRKRKVRPVISAEPGEKEEDTILPDHPLLYKEASAIIATAINALPPIRKRVFTLSRMEGKSYEEIAALLQISRNGVKDHIVKALHFLRNYLREHAGDALLLILLFIQQHIRK; this is encoded by the coding sequence ATGCAGGACCGGGCCCTTATTGAAAATGAAACATTACACCTTGTGGCTACAGGAGACAGGGCGGCATTTAACAGCCTCCTGCACGCATATTGGAATAAAGTCTACACCCTCGCCCACACCTATCTCCGCTCTCCGGAAGATGCCCAGGAAGTAACACAGGATGTTTTTCTCAAGGTCTGGCAGGCCCGGCAACAGTTAACAGGTATTCAGAATTTTAACGGCTGGCTCTTTGTACTCACGCGTAACGAGATCCTTTCTGCATTAAGAAAAAGAAAAGTACGCCCCGTGATTTCAGCAGAACCGGGAGAAAAAGAAGAAGATACCATCCTTCCTGATCACCCCTTGCTGTATAAAGAGGCCAGTGCCATCATAGCCACTGCCATTAATGCCCTGCCCCCGATACGCAAAAGGGTGTTCACACTTAGCAGAATGGAGGGAAAGAGTTATGAAGAAATTGCCGCCCTCCTCCAGATCTCCCGCAACGGGGTGAAAGATCATATTGTAAAAGCCCTCCATTTTCTCCGGAATTACCTGCGTGAACATGCCGGAGACGCGCTGCTGCTCATTCTTCTCTTCATTCAGCAGCACATCAGAAAATAA
- a CDS encoding glycoside hydrolase → MKATKILSLAGMLLYNSISGQVKVILDPAKEYQVIENFAASDAWSGQFVGTWPAAKKNAIADLLFSTGNFPDGSPKGIGLSMWRYNIGAGSREQGRESGIRDEWRRAGNLLGKDGKYNWQEVAGQVWLLQAAKERGVKQFLGFLNSPPVHLTNNGKAFASQAQCNIDQAKYDALGEYIAGVVKGIRSRTGITLDYVSPVNEPQWDWSDGGQEGNPYSNGQVAGVVRSLSASLLANRLPTKILIPEAGHVKYLLADEDKPGKGNQVNAFFNPTSPFYTGNLSNVSKTVAAHSYFSTSPLSSAVEIRQAIARRMAEIKGLKYWQSEYCILGDNNGEINGEKRDTGMHAALYVARTIHTDLTVANAAAWQWWLAISPYNYKDGLIYIDKGKEDGNFYDSKMLWVLGNYSRFVRPGMKRIEAGFDTPANCMISAFKQEKGKRIVVVLINAEPVVKKLILPKRVLEMYVTSSTSKLQKQKVMAGAIDIAPASVTTIITGY, encoded by the coding sequence ATGAAGGCTACTAAAATTTTATCCCTGGCCGGTATGCTGCTGTATAACAGCATATCCGGCCAGGTAAAAGTGATCTTAGATCCGGCGAAAGAATACCAGGTGATAGAGAATTTCGCGGCATCCGATGCATGGTCCGGCCAGTTTGTAGGAACATGGCCAGCGGCTAAAAAGAATGCGATTGCTGACTTGTTATTCAGCACAGGGAATTTCCCTGACGGCAGCCCGAAAGGTATTGGCCTTTCCATGTGGCGTTACAATATTGGTGCAGGCAGCAGGGAGCAGGGAAGGGAAAGTGGTATCAGGGATGAATGGCGGCGTGCCGGAAATCTGCTGGGTAAGGATGGTAAATATAACTGGCAGGAAGTAGCTGGCCAGGTATGGTTATTACAGGCTGCAAAAGAACGGGGCGTAAAACAGTTCCTGGGATTCCTGAACAGCCCGCCGGTACATCTTACCAATAATGGCAAAGCATTCGCCTCCCAGGCACAATGTAATATCGACCAGGCGAAGTATGATGCACTGGGCGAATATATTGCCGGTGTGGTGAAAGGAATAAGATCACGTACAGGTATTACGCTGGATTACGTAAGCCCGGTCAATGAACCGCAATGGGACTGGAGTGATGGCGGGCAGGAGGGAAACCCATATAGTAACGGGCAGGTAGCTGGTGTGGTAAGATCATTGAGTGCATCGCTACTGGCTAATCGTTTGCCCACAAAGATCCTGATCCCCGAAGCAGGGCATGTGAAATACCTGCTGGCAGATGAAGACAAACCGGGAAAAGGTAACCAGGTAAATGCATTTTTTAATCCAACTTCTCCTTTTTATACAGGCAACTTATCCAACGTCAGCAAAACAGTGGCGGCACATAGTTACTTCTCTACCTCTCCCTTATCTTCCGCCGTAGAAATAAGGCAGGCCATTGCCCGCCGCATGGCAGAAATAAAAGGATTGAAATACTGGCAATCGGAATATTGCATCCTGGGAGATAACAACGGGGAAATAAACGGTGAGAAAAGAGATACAGGTATGCATGCTGCTTTGTATGTTGCCCGTACCATCCATACAGACCTGACGGTGGCGAATGCTGCTGCCTGGCAGTGGTGGCTGGCCATTTCTCCTTACAATTATAAAGATGGGCTCATTTACATCGATAAGGGAAAAGAGGATGGCAACTTTTACGACAGTAAAATGCTTTGGGTATTGGGAAATTACAGCCGGTTTGTGAGACCGGGCATGAAAAGGATAGAAGCGGGTTTTGATACACCGGCGAACTGTATGATTTCTGCATTTAAGCAGGAAAAAGGTAAACGGATCGTAGTGGTACTGATCAATGCAGAACCTGTTGTGAAGAAACTGATCCTACCTAAGCGGGTACTGGAAATGTATGTGACCAGTTCAACCAGTAAGCTGCAGAAACAAAAAGTAATGGCCGGAGCAATTGATATAGCACCGGCCAGTGTTACAACGATCATTACAGGATATTGA
- a CDS encoding SusD/RagB family nutrient-binding outer membrane lipoprotein has translation MRFSNKILPLLLCLPLLITGCKKGWLDVNYNPRDLTNTDATPDLITAPLLERAVATQDTRFLQNWMGYWAYYHFPAGHPIQTYDRIQLSSETYNGSIPPELTFLETRSRELKMTFYTGIAKVLKVLHFQRTVDIVSSMPYRDAFNAAILQPRYDDGLMIYEDLMRQLDTASNLIRDAKSADNIKISTVDIMFHGDQAKWLKFINTIKLRLLVHQANRTDRAAYIAAEIAKIKTEGSGFLESGQDASVNPGYIINRKLSYYYGCFSSHNQWGGGDFNAVTQVGSWDWAHANVFAMNLLKENNDPRLGFFYSTIDMPLPAGAPEPFPQPGSQNFRGNKFGIYVNSGTYPYQGGAYVSAVGGSRNTDVVKPTASGIIKGRDMADWVMTSIESKFLQAEAVQRGWLPGDAEEAYKDAVKESFRWLNVGGNTAVPSLSDAVFDTWYNAETLAGNINVSWAAAPDKYKLLMFQKYMAFNGIEPMEAWTDYRRNGRYPDVPVSADPARVGNTVPFRLMYHSNEYIVNAANVNAVGPVNVFTSKIWWMP, from the coding sequence ATGCGTTTTTCAAATAAGATATTACCATTACTCCTCTGCCTGCCTTTGCTGATAACAGGCTGCAAAAAAGGATGGCTGGATGTGAACTATAATCCAAGGGACCTTACCAATACAGATGCCACACCAGACCTGATAACAGCACCTCTCCTGGAACGTGCAGTGGCCACACAGGACACAAGATTCCTGCAAAACTGGATGGGCTATTGGGCCTATTACCATTTCCCGGCCGGGCACCCCATACAAACATACGACCGCATACAGTTGAGTTCGGAAACTTACAACGGCAGTATTCCTCCTGAGCTTACCTTTCTTGAAACAAGGTCACGTGAATTAAAGATGACATTCTATACCGGTATTGCCAAAGTACTAAAAGTGTTACATTTCCAGCGTACTGTTGATATAGTGAGCAGCATGCCTTACAGGGATGCCTTTAATGCTGCCATCCTGCAACCAAGGTATGATGATGGGCTGATGATCTATGAAGACCTGATGCGCCAGCTGGATACAGCTTCCAACCTGATCAGGGATGCCAAATCAGCGGATAATATAAAGATCAGCACCGTAGACATCATGTTCCATGGAGATCAGGCCAAGTGGCTCAAATTCATCAATACTATAAAACTGCGCTTACTGGTACACCAGGCTAACCGTACAGACCGTGCTGCATATATTGCCGCTGAAATAGCTAAGATCAAAACAGAAGGCTCGGGCTTTCTTGAAAGCGGGCAGGATGCATCCGTTAATCCCGGATATATCATTAATAGAAAACTATCTTATTACTATGGCTGTTTTTCCAGTCATAATCAATGGGGTGGCGGGGATTTCAATGCGGTGACGCAAGTGGGTTCCTGGGATTGGGCACATGCGAATGTATTTGCCATGAACCTGCTGAAAGAAAATAACGATCCCCGGCTGGGATTCTTTTACAGCACCATAGATATGCCCTTGCCTGCCGGTGCACCGGAACCATTTCCTCAACCCGGTTCACAGAACTTCAGGGGAAATAAGTTCGGCATATATGTAAACAGCGGCACCTACCCTTACCAGGGTGGCGCATATGTTTCGGCTGTTGGCGGCTCCCGGAATACGGATGTGGTGAAACCAACTGCCAGCGGCATCATCAAAGGAAGAGACATGGCAGACTGGGTAATGACCAGTATTGAAAGTAAATTCCTGCAGGCCGAAGCTGTACAACGCGGATGGCTGCCCGGTGATGCAGAAGAAGCTTATAAAGATGCCGTAAAAGAATCTTTCCGCTGGTTGAATGTGGGTGGTAACACAGCTGTACCCTCTTTATCAGATGCGGTATTTGACACCTGGTACAATGCAGAAACCCTTGCAGGAAATATAAATGTAAGCTGGGCCGCAGCACCGGATAAATACAAACTGCTGATGTTCCAGAAATACATGGCCTTCAACGGCATTGAACCAATGGAAGCATGGACGGATTACCGCCGCAATGGCCGCTATCCTGATGTTCCCGTTTCCGCTGATCCTGCCCGTGTAGGCAATACCGTTCCCTTCCGCCTGATGTACCACAGTAACGAATACATCGTTAATGCCGCCAATGTAAATGCGGTAGGGCCAGTCAACGTATTCACCAGCAAAATATGGTGGATGCCTTAA
- a CDS encoding SusC/RagA family TonB-linked outer membrane protein codes for MSATEAFLNLHPDRHGTKIRLFSRLYRKVVPWHMNSNTIVNAMKLTFLLLLAAFLSVHASVRSQTVTFTGQRVNLVKVFSVIEEQTGYVIFYNRDLLKAVKPVTVNAQAMPLDAFLKQVLGPQALKFNLTNKTISVFRNPEPLSPLSEQILHVEKMAKDLKGQVLDMEGHPVPGATIAVRNTTIATSANADGNFVLQGVPDDVTIIISAVGFTPTEIGFRDGMPYAKGKAAELSNRGDGGWLIRIAKSNIKLNEVQITAYNIEKRTKELGYSIAKVSGEEINKANSGNLLTGLIGKVSGMTITTQSSDMTPEMRILVRGIRSFGANSNNQPMFILNGAPLSFGTDQTAAQQVMAFINNINPADIDNVTVLKGANGTALYGPEGINGVIIITTKRGAAGKPSINFRNNTSFQRIDYRQERRQRAFGSGSGVMDAFGNGLFDSRSNYGWGPAYDDSMVPIGYPDENGEWQMVPYQDTKQARRFMNVAKTVRNNLSFSSSDARSSFYLGLGQTFQTGLLPGDKQQQQTVLLNTSRNFGVVDIRMNINYARSTDDRGPEIADAVRNLPTYIPILRYKDYRNDHWSHHDRYWNYISPYEMIDNIRSKSTTNAISGNLIFEIKPFTWLNIRDQPGMNYNGVYRKATNAPIYFSDFAAQDYNKIYDKYATVGEDMLVATSINNDFVISTIHHPGNFLIRTNVGNTIRENYSKNLKAGASLVIPVYNLAFSQFSINPTEVAVLSRSWSLFGNVLVGYKDRIFLELTGRNEWDSKRAKVARGQDMYFGANTSAVMTEIFPVMKEWKWLTTARLRASVAQSANMNISPYQSERTLGLINPPYPVVNNTTGDYLLGYVFYPDNPNPLLKPERVISQEYGGNFSFLNDRIILDATYYYQRNNSVILGVNNSWLSGYPSIDNAGDFQNNGWEVDLKVDPIFQLPNKMALSLETRFAINDNKVLYLTDIYNGLFPVMDGNGQTYYAEEGKHAFSYAFRDWKRDPQGRVIVDKVTGLPESQGYDEFSLRGRTLPKYSLSFGLNFTWKNFTASVLMDYLGGYDHKFSTDIGLYTGLHTLTTLNGRERFVFPNSSYDDGSGKYVPNTDVVVSNANQELFARFSQVSMHGFTSAAFWKVREVTFQYQLPFKRGILKEATCSLYGRDLFSFYPRSNINGDPGLVKGPGQRDFSTVSNNLTGGSSDQTALPGTVLYGFTLGLKF; via the coding sequence ATGTCCGCAACGGAAGCGTTTTTGAACCTGCACCCGGACAGGCATGGAACCAAAATCAGGCTGTTCAGCCGCCTTTACCGGAAAGTGGTGCCCTGGCACATGAACAGCAACACAATTGTGAATGCAATGAAACTGACCTTCCTGCTGCTGCTCGCAGCATTCCTTAGTGTACATGCTTCCGTTCGGTCGCAAACAGTTACGTTCACCGGCCAGCGGGTGAACCTGGTGAAAGTTTTTTCTGTGATAGAAGAACAAACCGGCTATGTGATCTTCTACAACCGTGATCTGCTGAAAGCAGTAAAACCGGTGACCGTGAATGCACAGGCCATGCCCTTGGATGCATTCCTCAAACAGGTCCTTGGGCCACAAGCCTTAAAATTTAATCTGACTAATAAGACCATCTCCGTTTTCAGGAACCCTGAGCCACTGTCTCCCCTGAGTGAACAGATCCTGCACGTGGAAAAAATGGCAAAAGACCTGAAAGGCCAGGTGCTGGATATGGAAGGCCATCCCGTTCCCGGCGCCACCATTGCCGTAAGGAACACCACCATAGCCACTTCTGCCAATGCAGATGGCAACTTCGTTTTACAGGGTGTGCCGGATGATGTTACCATTATTATTTCTGCTGTTGGATTTACACCTACAGAGATCGGTTTCCGCGATGGCATGCCTTATGCAAAAGGGAAGGCAGCAGAACTCAGCAATCGTGGTGATGGTGGCTGGCTGATCCGCATCGCTAAATCGAATATCAAACTGAATGAAGTGCAGATCACTGCCTATAATATTGAGAAACGTACAAAAGAATTAGGCTACTCCATCGCTAAGGTCAGTGGCGAAGAGATCAACAAAGCCAACTCCGGTAACCTGCTCACAGGGCTGATCGGAAAAGTATCCGGCATGACCATCACTACGCAGAGTTCAGATATGACGCCGGAAATGCGCATCCTTGTAAGAGGTATCCGCTCCTTTGGTGCCAACAGCAATAACCAGCCGATGTTCATCCTCAATGGCGCTCCATTATCTTTTGGAACAGATCAAACGGCTGCGCAGCAGGTGATGGCCTTTATCAATAACATCAACCCTGCGGACATTGATAACGTAACCGTATTGAAAGGTGCCAATGGTACAGCCCTGTATGGGCCGGAAGGGATCAATGGCGTGATCATCATCACTACCAAAAGAGGCGCTGCAGGCAAACCTTCCATCAACTTCCGCAACAATACTTCCTTTCAGCGTATCGATTACCGGCAGGAAAGAAGACAACGGGCCTTTGGCAGCGGGTCCGGTGTGATGGATGCTTTTGGGAATGGCTTATTTGATTCCAGATCCAATTACGGATGGGGCCCTGCCTATGACGACAGCATGGTGCCCATTGGTTACCCGGATGAAAATGGCGAATGGCAAATGGTGCCTTACCAGGATACAAAGCAGGCACGCAGATTTATGAATGTAGCTAAAACTGTCAGGAATAATCTCTCCTTCTCTTCTTCCGATGCACGTTCTTCCTTTTACCTTGGCCTTGGCCAGACTTTTCAAACAGGCCTGCTGCCGGGTGATAAGCAACAGCAGCAAACGGTATTGCTCAACACCAGCAGAAATTTTGGTGTAGTAGATATCCGCATGAACATCAACTATGCACGCAGCACTGATGACCGTGGACCGGAAATTGCTGATGCTGTACGTAACCTTCCTACTTATATCCCTATACTGAGATACAAAGACTACAGGAATGACCATTGGTCCCATCATGATCGTTACTGGAATTACATCAGTCCCTATGAAATGATCGACAACATCCGCTCCAAATCAACTACCAATGCGATTTCCGGCAACCTGATCTTTGAGATCAAACCATTTACCTGGCTGAATATCCGCGATCAGCCGGGAATGAATTATAACGGTGTATATAGGAAAGCAACCAATGCACCCATCTATTTTTCCGATTTCGCGGCGCAGGATTATAACAAAATATATGACAAGTATGCGACTGTAGGAGAAGATATGCTGGTGGCCACTTCTATCAATAACGACTTCGTGATCTCTACCATTCATCATCCCGGTAATTTTCTCATCCGCACCAATGTGGGCAACACCATCCGGGAAAACTATTCAAAGAATTTAAAAGCCGGAGCATCCCTGGTAATTCCTGTATACAATCTTGCCTTCTCCCAGTTTTCAATAAACCCTACTGAAGTAGCCGTGCTATCAAGGTCCTGGTCGCTGTTCGGAAATGTGCTGGTGGGATATAAGGACAGGATCTTTCTTGAACTCACCGGCCGTAATGAGTGGGATTCCAAACGGGCCAAAGTAGCCAGGGGACAGGATATGTATTTTGGTGCCAACACTTCCGCTGTGATGACGGAAATCTTTCCCGTGATGAAAGAATGGAAATGGCTGACCACTGCACGCCTCCGCGCATCTGTGGCACAATCTGCCAACATGAACATTTCACCTTACCAGTCTGAACGCACATTGGGGCTGATCAATCCTCCTTATCCCGTAGTGAATAATACCACCGGCGATTACCTGCTGGGTTATGTGTTTTATCCCGATAATCCTAACCCTCTCCTGAAGCCGGAAAGAGTGATATCACAGGAGTATGGCGGGAATTTCTCTTTCCTGAACGACCGTATCATACTGGATGCCACCTACTATTATCAACGCAATAATTCCGTGATCCTGGGTGTAAACAATTCATGGCTGAGCGGTTATCCCAGTATTGATAATGCAGGGGATTTCCAGAACAACGGATGGGAAGTTGATTTGAAAGTAGATCCCATCTTCCAGTTGCCCAATAAAATGGCCCTCTCCCTGGAAACCCGCTTTGCGATCAATGACAACAAAGTACTATACCTCACAGATATATACAATGGCCTTTTCCCTGTAATGGACGGCAATGGTCAAACCTATTATGCTGAGGAAGGTAAACATGCCTTCTCTTATGCATTCCGCGACTGGAAACGTGATCCGCAGGGAAGAGTGATCGTGGACAAGGTTACCGGATTGCCGGAATCTCAGGGGTATGATGAATTCTCCTTACGCGGAAGGACCCTGCCCAAATATTCCCTTTCCTTTGGCCTGAATTTTACCTGGAAGAATTTCACAGCCAGTGTATTGATGGATTACCTGGGTGGTTACGATCATAAGTTCAGCACGGACATAGGGCTCTATACCGGCCTGCATACCCTCACCACCCTCAATGGAAGGGAACGGTTTGTATTCCCTAATTCTTCTTATGATGATGGTTCCGGGAAATATGTGCCCAATACAGACGTAGTAGTAAGTAATGCAAACCAGGAACTATTTGCAAGGTTCTCACAGGTGAGTATGCATGGTTTCACGAGTGCAGCTTTCTGGAAAGTAAGGGAAGTTACTTTTCAATATCAGCTTCCTTTCAAAAGGGGCATTCTCAAAGAAGCTACCTGCAGCTTATATGGCAGGGACCTCTTTTCCTTCTATCCCCGCTCCAATATCAACGGAGACCCTGGTTTGGTCAAGGGCCCCGGCCAGCGCGACTTCTCCACGGTTTCCAACAATCTCACCGGAGGGAGTTCTGATCAGACCGCACTGCCCGGAACAGTATTATATGGTTTCACCCTTGGCCTTAAATTTTAA